Sequence from the Flavobacterium sp. J372 genome:
AGCATGACGTACGGCTGATAGCTCTGTCAGCAAATCTTTCAGGTGGCGGTTGTTGGCGTTTACTGTCGCGGCAAAGTGATTCTCATCATAACCCGGCAGTTCAGTGCTGTCATTACGGGCAAAGCGGAGAGCACGGTAAGCAAAAACACGTTCTGCATCAATTACGTGCTGAATTATATCTTTTATCGTCCATTTCCCTTCAGCATAGCGGTAATCGTGCTTTTCCATAGGTATATCCTGCACAAAGCGGATAAAGTTATGCAGGCTTACTTCCAGCTCTTCAGTAAGGCTCCATGTATCGTCAACAAGCATTAAATATGGCGCCTGATATGGCGCGAACTCTGTTTCGTTAAGGTCTTTTATGTTCATTGAATAATTTTCTAGTTCTAAAAAAGAAGAAAAAATGATATTAAAAATAGGACTGTAATAAGTAACGAGAAAATGTTTACATGTCTGTAAAATAATTTAATAATCCCGTTACTGACTGTATTTGAAGCTTCAACCTGATACTTTATATCAATTAAGAAACCTAAGTGTAAAAATATAAATATTATAAGGAGAAGAGTCAGTACAGCCCATAATATATAGTAAAATGATTTTTTCATATGACTTTCTTATGCCGAATTCCGCGCCGCATTGATATTGCCGAACAGTGACCGCGTTAC
This genomic interval carries:
- a CDS encoding DinB family protein; this translates as MNIKDLNETEFAPYQAPYLMLVDDTWSLTEELEVSLHNFIRFVQDIPMEKHDYRYAEGKWTIKDIIQHVIDAERVFAYRALRFARNDSTELPGYDENHFAATVNANNRHLKDLLTELSAVRHATLLLFKSFTTEELLRKGMASGYAMSVRALGFCIIGHQNHHMKIFRERYLGEV